One genomic region from Nostoc sphaeroides encodes:
- the ffh gene encoding signal recognition particle protein produces the protein MFDALSDRLEAAWKKLRGQDKISQSNIQDALREVRRALLEADVNLQVVKDFISEVEAKAQGAEVITGVRPDQQFIKIVHDELVQVMGEENVPIAEAKEQPTIVLMAGLQGTGKTTATAKLALHLRKLERSCLLVATDVYRPAAIDQLVTLGKQIDVPVFELGSDADPVEIARQGVERARAEGVNTVIIDTAGRLQIDEDMMAELARIKATVQPHETLLVVDAMTGQEAANLTRTFHEQIGITGAILTKMDGDSRGGAALSVRKISGAPIKFVGVGEKVEALQPFYPDRMASRILGMGDVLTLVEKAQEEFDLADAEKMQEKILSAKFDFTDFLKQLRMLKNMGSLGGLIKMIPGMNKLSDDQLKQGETQLKRCEAMINSMTRQERHDPDLLASSPSRRRRIASGSGYRESDVTKLVGDFQKMRSLMQQMGQGGFPGMPGMFGGGGMGNAFAGAGNRPPAPGWRGYDGAPATKKKKPKDKKKKGFGNL, from the coding sequence ATGTTTGATGCTCTATCTGACCGTTTAGAAGCCGCCTGGAAGAAACTGCGGGGACAGGACAAAATTTCTCAATCCAACATTCAAGATGCATTGCGCGAAGTGCGCCGCGCCTTGTTGGAAGCAGATGTCAATCTCCAGGTAGTCAAAGATTTTATTAGCGAAGTCGAAGCTAAAGCACAGGGAGCCGAGGTGATTACCGGCGTGCGACCTGATCAACAGTTCATCAAAATTGTTCACGATGAACTAGTGCAGGTGATGGGAGAAGAAAATGTTCCCATCGCAGAAGCCAAGGAACAGCCTACTATTGTGTTAATGGCTGGGTTACAAGGTACTGGTAAAACCACAGCTACCGCTAAGTTAGCCTTACATCTGAGAAAATTAGAGCGTAGCTGTTTGTTGGTGGCGACAGACGTATATCGCCCAGCAGCGATCGACCAGTTGGTGACGTTGGGTAAGCAAATTGACGTACCAGTATTTGAACTAGGAAGCGACGCAGATCCCGTAGAAATTGCAAGGCAAGGTGTAGAACGCGCTAGAGCAGAAGGTGTAAACACAGTAATTATTGATACTGCTGGACGCCTGCAAATTGACGAAGACATGATGGCGGAATTAGCCCGTATCAAAGCAACTGTCCAACCCCATGAAACTCTGTTGGTGGTGGACGCGATGACTGGTCAAGAGGCAGCAAATCTTACCCGCACCTTCCATGAGCAGATCGGAATTACTGGGGCGATTCTCACCAAAATGGATGGTGATAGCCGTGGTGGTGCAGCGCTGTCAGTGCGAAAGATTTCGGGAGCGCCGATTAAATTTGTGGGCGTGGGCGAGAAAGTAGAGGCACTACAACCGTTTTATCCCGATCGCATGGCATCCCGAATTTTGGGAATGGGCGATGTGCTAACCCTGGTAGAAAAAGCCCAGGAAGAGTTTGACTTAGCAGATGCTGAGAAAATGCAGGAGAAAATTTTGTCAGCGAAGTTTGACTTTACTGACTTTCTCAAGCAGTTGCGGATGCTAAAGAATATGGGATCTCTGGGAGGCTTAATCAAGATGATTCCAGGGATGAACAAGCTCTCAGACGATCAGCTTAAGCAGGGAGAAACCCAGCTGAAACGCTGTGAGGCGATGATTAACTCAATGACTCGCCAAGAACGCCACGACCCCGATTTATTAGCCAGTTCTCCCAGTCGGCGGCGGCGGATTGCTTCTGGCTCCGGCTATAGAGAGTCAGATGTGACTAAACTGGTGGGTGATTTCCAAAAAATGCGATCGCTCATGCAGCAAATGGGTCAAGGTGGCTTCCCTGGAATGCCGGGAATGTTCGGCGGTGGCGGTATGGGCAACGCCTTCGCAGGCGCAGGCAATCGTCCCCCTGCCCCAGGATGGCGAGGTTATGATGGTGCCCCAGCCACGAAAAAGAAAAAACCCAAAGATAAAAAGAAAAAAGGCTTTGGCAATCTTTAG
- a CDS encoding VWA domain-containing protein, giving the protein MTITKITPGQTLTSTQKVGLDLVAVLGGGRDVVLAIDLTESVGLNDEGRIRLRQIIQDSLKPGDTVYIIPFAQDIVLSEVKSGVNPLGTPIEFISNNQENIDKLLAKIPSPDPKYYGTDIQQAEFTIYQGLAQINQNRLQEKQYIKPQSVVWVTDAPLFTQAGIPSQIWIETPANSPFRILESRESQQRQAWIKDLPIQKRSLSIKTQNNQQYKLTVIDIAPTVQEFCTPAPGNQETCLVTPYLIKKLSIPGLISILILIVLFLSGLKLYRLQKKWELIVDFEATAKPEDQKCSLPNNKRIAIGEYDSTCVDSIDCPGVEVRAYLERKGEKLYLVPTNLTPIYYNGKEIASRTLIDKSRFRLNCPDVRNRDYEIIIKLKK; this is encoded by the coding sequence GTGACTATAACTAAAATTACTCCTGGACAAACACTTACTTCCACACAAAAAGTTGGCTTAGATTTAGTTGCCGTTTTGGGTGGCGGACGAGATGTTGTCTTGGCGATTGATTTGACAGAAAGCGTGGGATTAAATGATGAAGGCCGTATCCGCTTACGTCAAATCATTCAAGACAGCCTGAAGCCGGGAGATACTGTATACATTATTCCTTTTGCTCAAGATATAGTTTTGAGTGAAGTTAAATCGGGTGTAAATCCCTTGGGAACACCCATCGAGTTTATTAGTAATAATCAAGAAAATATTGACAAACTTTTAGCAAAAATACCTTCACCAGACCCAAAATACTACGGTACAGATATTCAGCAAGCTGAATTCACTATTTATCAAGGTTTGGCTCAAATTAATCAAAATCGGCTGCAAGAAAAGCAATATATAAAACCACAATCAGTAGTTTGGGTTACAGATGCGCCCCTATTTACCCAAGCCGGAATTCCTTCCCAAATTTGGATAGAAACGCCTGCTAATAGCCCTTTTCGGATATTGGAATCAAGAGAAAGTCAACAGCGACAAGCTTGGATTAAAGATTTGCCGATTCAGAAGCGATCGCTATCAATAAAAACCCAGAATAATCAACAATATAAACTCACTGTAATCGATATTGCTCCTACAGTCCAGGAATTTTGTACACCTGCACCAGGTAATCAAGAAACTTGTTTAGTCACACCTTATTTAATTAAAAAACTATCGATACCTGGATTAATTTCAATATTAATATTAATCGTTCTATTTCTCAGTGGACTGAAATTATATAGATTGCAAAAAAAATGGGAATTGATAGTTGATTTTGAAGCAACAGCAAAACCAGAAGACCAAAAATGCAGCTTGCCAAACAATAAACGCATTGCAATTGGTGAATATGACTCTACTTGTGTAGATTCTATTGACTGTCCAGGTGTAGAAGTTAGGGCATATTTAGAACGCAAAGGTGAGAAGCTTTATTTAGTACCAACTAATTTGACACCAATTTATTATAATGGTAAAGAAATTGCGTCACGTACTCTCATAGATAAATCTAGGTTTCGGCTAAATTGTCCAGATGTTCGCAACCGTGACTACGAGATCATTATTAAGCTAAAAAAGTAG
- the rpsP gene encoding 30S ribosomal protein S16: MIKLRLKRFGKKREASYRIIAINNLARRDGRPLEELGFYNPRTDEVRLDVPGIVKRLQQGAQPTDTVRRILVKANVFEQVSATATTTAAS; this comes from the coding sequence ATGATCAAACTGCGCTTGAAGCGATTCGGTAAAAAGCGGGAAGCAAGTTACCGCATTATCGCCATTAACAACCTTGCTCGCCGCGATGGCCGTCCCCTAGAAGAGTTGGGATTCTACAACCCCAGAACCGATGAAGTGCGACTAGACGTTCCCGGCATCGTCAAACGACTACAACAAGGCGCTCAACCCACTGACACCGTCCGTCGCATTTTAGTAAAAGCCAATGTTTTTGAACAGGTCAGTGCCACAGCCACAACCACAGCCGCATCATAA
- a CDS encoding ABC transporter ATP-binding protein, with protein MAKFQDIVNYFRSYWKPSVFSITASSIYEVIDLVVPYAIGQILNVLSDQPLDKPLQSAIASFSDITNYPVNKTLSLGVLLGLIFVVTVVRAPTQPWLTNWFHWDIAFRSRREKNETAIAKVLTLPLEFYDENNPGRIAGRVARGISNHTFSYPEVAGQLIPKLARVLGIFVFILFIEWRIAILYLISFVIILSFSLKSLQQLIRYESRLDKYGEDTESRTSELITNIKTVKAFATEARELKRQKQRLDRELMVLDYRIHKGYTKLGTWQRTVIQFCVFTILGLTLAATVNGRISLGHFVMTLTLSSMAYAELEPISNLAEVFARRYSPMLRFHEFLQEPTASDSASLLEESNQTESPYKFTGKVELSHVSFGYDANRQVLQDINLLIEPYQTVALVGRSGSGKSTLVKLLLRYFEPQGGQILIDGQDIRTLDVGKYRRRLAIVHQEVDVFNGTILDNLTYGRPNATLEQVQEACRIARVDEVVQHLPKGYYTVVGERGVRLSGGQRQRLGIARALLVEPDVLIFDEATSSLDYESERSIQLAMRSIQGTCTTIVIAHRLSTVREADKIVVLEQGKIVEVGSHDELLRHEGIYRRLHSLQETGELLS; from the coding sequence ATGGCCAAATTTCAAGATATTGTCAATTACTTTCGCTCTTACTGGAAGCCGAGTGTTTTCAGTATTACAGCATCTAGCATTTACGAAGTTATTGATTTAGTTGTCCCTTACGCGATCGGGCAGATTTTAAACGTTTTGTCTGATCAACCTTTGGATAAACCACTTCAAAGTGCGATCGCAAGTTTTTCGGACATTACCAATTATCCAGTTAATAAAACTCTATCTTTGGGTGTATTACTGGGTTTAATTTTCGTTGTCACCGTAGTGAGGGCACCAACACAACCTTGGTTAACCAATTGGTTTCACTGGGATATAGCTTTCAGGTCGCGTCGAGAGAAAAACGAAACAGCGATCGCTAAAGTTCTGACTCTCCCACTAGAATTTTATGATGAAAATAACCCTGGACGCATTGCCGGAAGAGTAGCTAGAGGTATTTCTAACCATACTTTTAGTTACCCTGAAGTTGCCGGACAATTGATTCCTAAGCTGGCTCGTGTGCTGGGGATTTTTGTGTTTATTTTGTTCATTGAGTGGCGGATTGCAATATTATATCTAATTTCCTTTGTAATTATTCTCAGCTTCAGCTTGAAGAGTTTACAACAGCTAATTAGGTACGAAAGCCGTCTAGATAAGTATGGAGAGGATACCGAAAGCCGCACTTCCGAATTAATCACCAATATCAAAACGGTGAAAGCATTTGCTACAGAAGCTAGGGAACTGAAGCGCCAAAAGCAACGTTTGGATCGTGAACTAATGGTGCTTGATTATCGCATCCACAAAGGTTATACAAAACTGGGTACTTGGCAAAGAACTGTAATTCAGTTTTGTGTATTTACAATTCTGGGTTTGACTTTAGCCGCAACAGTAAATGGGAGAATTTCTCTCGGTCATTTTGTCATGACCTTAACTCTTTCTAGCATGGCTTATGCCGAATTAGAACCTATTAGTAATTTGGCAGAAGTTTTTGCCCGTCGTTATTCTCCCATGCTGCGGTTTCACGAATTTCTGCAAGAGCCAACTGCATCTGATTCAGCTAGTCTTTTAGAAGAGAGCAACCAGACAGAATCACCTTATAAATTTACTGGAAAAGTTGAGTTGTCACACGTCAGTTTTGGATATGATGCCAACCGTCAAGTTTTGCAAGATATTAACTTGTTAATTGAGCCATACCAAACAGTGGCATTAGTGGGGCGTTCCGGTTCTGGTAAGTCTACTTTAGTGAAATTGCTGTTGCGATATTTTGAACCTCAAGGAGGTCAAATTCTGATTGATGGTCAAGATATTCGCACTTTGGATGTGGGTAAATATAGACGGAGATTAGCGATCGTTCACCAAGAAGTAGACGTTTTCAACGGTACTATATTGGATAATCTCACCTACGGCAGACCAAATGCCACTTTGGAGCAGGTTCAAGAAGCCTGTAGAATTGCCAGAGTCGATGAAGTAGTGCAGCACTTACCCAAAGGTTATTACACCGTCGTGGGAGAACGAGGTGTGAGGCTGTCTGGAGGACAAAGACAACGGTTAGGAATTGCTAGGGCGTTGTTAGTGGAACCAGACGTACTGATTTTTGACGAAGCCACCTCTAGTTTAGATTATGAGTCTGAGCGTTCAATTCAGCTAGCGATGCGATCGATTCAGGGTACTTGCACCACTATCGTCATTGCCCACCGTTTAAGTACAGTACGGGAAGCCGATAAAATTGTCGTTCTAGAGCAAGGAAAGATTGTAGAAGTGGGTAGCCACGATGAACTCTTGCGTCACGAGGGTATTTACCGCCGCTTGCACTCCCTGCAAGAAACAGGAGAACTCCTGAGTTAG
- a CDS encoding Uma2 family endonuclease: MTSNTLLQPTEIIHLSGISWQTYENLLTELSASRRLRLTYNRGTLEIMVPSPEHESYKKIVGRFVETLAEELEVRIQPLGSTTFKRPELSGAEPDECFYIKNVKFIKGKKRINLQQDPPPDLVVEIDITSSSKNRFQVYADMGVPEIWRYDGNDFSINILENQKYISVERSLAFPNLPLTEISNFLEQVGEKDYLELVKEFRKWVKSQI; the protein is encoded by the coding sequence ATGACTAGCAACACACTGCTTCAACCCACAGAAATCATCCACTTATCGGGTATCAGTTGGCAAACTTATGAAAACTTGCTAACTGAACTTAGTGCTAGTCGCCGCCTCCGGCTTACTTACAATCGAGGTACGTTAGAAATCATGGTTCCTTCACCCGAACATGAAAGTTATAAAAAAATTGTGGGTCGATTTGTCGAAACTCTAGCGGAAGAACTAGAAGTTAGGATTCAGCCCCTTGGTTCTACTACTTTCAAACGTCCAGAACTGAGTGGTGCAGAACCAGATGAATGCTTTTACATTAAAAATGTCAAGTTCATTAAGGGGAAAAAAAGAATTAATTTGCAACAAGATCCGCCGCCAGATTTGGTAGTAGAAATTGATATTACCAGCAGTTCCAAAAATCGTTTTCAAGTCTATGCTGATATGGGTGTGCCAGAAATCTGGCGATATGATGGTAATGATTTTAGTATTAACATTTTAGAAAATCAGAAATATATATCTGTTGAACGGAGTTTAGCATTTCCCAATCTGCCACTAACAGAGATTTCTAATTTTTTAGAGCAGGTGGGAGAAAAGGATTATTTGGAATTAGTTAAAGAATTTCGCAAATGGGTTAAAAGCCAAATTTAA
- a CDS encoding aminopeptidase P family protein translates to MLIQQTSTSLIDTLGHRRQQLANLVDFPVILWSGSNSPRNFLANPFPFRASSHFLYFAGLPLSNAAIRLEDGKLELFIDDPSPSSALWHGEMPTREEIAQQIGADVARPMAELESWLEDAATLAVQDAATWTQQSQLLNRWVLPQSPPQGIDLELAKAIVSLRLTHDEAALTELRKAAAVTVEAHKAGMAATPKAKLEAEVRAAMEGVIIAHNMTTSYNSIVTVHGEVLHNEQYHHPLQPGDLLLADVGAETETGWAGDVTRTWPVSGNFSSTQRDIYNVVLAAHDACIARIHPGVEYGDIHLLAATVIAEGLVELGILQGNPQDLVEMDAHALFFPHGIGHLLGLDVHDMEDLGDLAGYEEGRERSDRFGLSYLRLNRPLRPGMLVTIEPGFYQVPAILNDANIRSKYQNVVNWQRLSEFADVRGIRIEDDVLVTAEGSEVLTAALPNDADTIENLVGS, encoded by the coding sequence ATGCTGATCCAACAAACTTCTACTTCCCTAATCGATACTTTAGGCCACCGTCGGCAACAATTAGCCAACCTGGTTGATTTTCCCGTAATTCTGTGGTCAGGTAGCAACAGTCCGCGCAACTTTCTAGCAAATCCCTTTCCGTTTCGCGCTAGCAGTCATTTCCTCTATTTTGCCGGACTGCCATTATCAAATGCAGCAATTCGTTTAGAAGACGGCAAATTAGAACTATTTATCGACGATCCATCACCCAGCAGCGCCCTTTGGCATGGAGAAATGCCAACGCGCGAGGAAATAGCTCAACAGATTGGGGCGGATGTGGCTCGGCCAATGGCAGAATTAGAGTCTTGGTTAGAAGATGCCGCCACACTTGCTGTACAAGATGCAGCTACTTGGACGCAACAATCACAGCTATTAAATAGATGGGTTTTACCACAAAGTCCTCCCCAAGGAATTGACTTGGAGTTAGCTAAAGCGATCGTTTCTCTCCGCCTTACTCATGATGAAGCTGCATTAACCGAGTTGCGAAAAGCTGCTGCTGTCACTGTTGAAGCACACAAAGCTGGTATGGCAGCAACACCTAAAGCCAAATTGGAAGCAGAAGTTCGCGCAGCGATGGAAGGGGTAATTATTGCCCACAATATGACAACCTCCTACAACAGTATTGTCACCGTTCACGGTGAAGTTTTGCATAACGAACAGTATCACCATCCCCTACAACCAGGTGACTTATTACTTGCCGATGTTGGCGCTGAAACTGAGACGGGTTGGGCTGGTGATGTAACTCGAACGTGGCCAGTATCTGGTAATTTTTCATCTACCCAGAGAGATATTTATAATGTTGTGCTGGCAGCCCATGATGCTTGCATTGCCAGAATACACCCTGGTGTAGAGTATGGGGATATTCATTTGTTAGCTGCTACGGTTATAGCTGAAGGTTTAGTAGAGTTAGGCATTTTACAAGGAAACCCTCAAGATTTAGTCGAGATGGATGCCCACGCGCTGTTTTTCCCTCATGGTATCGGTCATCTACTGGGTTTAGATGTCCATGATATGGAAGATTTGGGCGATTTAGCTGGGTATGAAGAGGGACGGGAAAGAAGCGATCGCTTTGGCTTAAGCTACCTCCGTTTAAATCGTCCTTTGCGTCCAGGAATGTTAGTTACAATTGAACCTGGTTTTTATCAAGTACCAGCAATTTTAAATGATGCCAATATTCGCTCAAAATATCAGAATGTGGTGAATTGGCAGCGTTTATCTGAATTTGCCGATGTGCGTGGAATCCGCATAGAAGATGATGTTTTAGTTACCGCAGAAGGTAGCGAAGTTTTAACCGCCGCATTACCGAATGATGCTGATACTATAGAAAATTTAGTAGGTTCCTAA
- a CDS encoding carbon dioxide-concentrating mechanism protein CcmK, producing the protein MTLALGMIEVYGVPTAVEVGDAMCKAARVTLVGYENTDLGRITVLIRGVVGEVNVAVTAGLKAVLRVNGGEVLSSHIIPHPHENLEYVLPIHRSINMEQFSADIRFPPPLSV; encoded by the coding sequence ATGACATTGGCACTAGGCATGATTGAAGTTTATGGTGTTCCCACAGCAGTGGAAGTTGGAGATGCTATGTGTAAAGCTGCCCGTGTAACCCTTGTTGGTTATGAAAATACTGATTTGGGACGAATTACCGTGTTAATTCGGGGGGTTGTGGGCGAGGTAAATGTGGCGGTGACAGCAGGACTAAAGGCGGTGCTGCGAGTTAACGGTGGTGAGGTGCTTTCTTCTCATATTATTCCCCACCCCCACGAAAATTTAGAATATGTTTTACCGATTCATCGCAGCATTAATATGGAGCAGTTCAGTGCAGATATCCGATTTCCTCCACCCCTATCAGTTTAG
- a CDS encoding ChuX/HutX family heme-like substrate-binding protein, whose translation MSTTLKEFLEACENLGTLRLIVTSSAAVLEARGKIEKLFYAELPKGKYANMHTEGFEFHLNMDKITQVKFETGEAKRGNFTTYAIRFLDDKQEPALSLFLQWGKPGEYEPGQVEAWQALKDQYGEVWQPLPAEI comes from the coding sequence ATGAGTACTACTTTGAAAGAATTTTTAGAAGCTTGTGAAAATCTTGGAACTTTGCGTTTAATTGTTACTAGCAGTGCTGCTGTATTAGAAGCACGAGGTAAAATAGAAAAGTTATTTTATGCAGAATTGCCTAAAGGTAAATATGCTAATATGCACACCGAAGGCTTTGAGTTTCACTTGAATATGGACAAAATCACTCAAGTAAAATTTGAAACTGGTGAAGCGAAGAGGGGTAATTTTACAACCTATGCTATTCGGTTTTTAGATGATAAACAAGAACCTGCCTTAAGCCTGTTTTTACAATGGGGTAAACCTGGCGAATATGAACCCGGTCAAGTAGAGGCTTGGCAAGCTTTAAAGGATCAGTATGGGGAAGTTTGGCAACCTTTACCAGCAGAAATTTAA
- a CDS encoding PhoH family protein — protein sequence MADALTIQLPNIPSAIALGGDGEENLKILSRQTGATLVLRGQELLISGSEKQIDLASRLVRSLEDLWIKGNTISSADILTARQAIDSDRQGELQDLQRNVLAKSRRGEEVRAKTFRQRQYIDALRRRDLTFGIGPAGTGKTYLAVVVAVQALLANEFEKLILTRPAVEAGEKLGFLPGDLQQKVNPYLRPLYDAIYEFIDPEKVPSLMERGVIEVAPLAYMRGRTLNNAFVIVDEAQNTTPAQMKMVLTRLGFRSRMVITGDMTQTDLPLHQQSGLGVALQILKHVEGIAFCEFSQKDVVRHPLVQRIVAAYEQYEK from the coding sequence ATGGCAGATGCCTTAACAATTCAGCTGCCCAATATTCCCAGTGCGATCGCTCTTGGGGGAGATGGAGAAGAAAATCTCAAAATCCTATCTCGGCAAACAGGAGCCACTTTAGTGCTACGCGGACAGGAATTATTGATTTCTGGTAGCGAAAAGCAAATTGATCTGGCTTCTCGATTAGTGCGATCGCTTGAAGACCTCTGGATTAAAGGTAATACTATTTCCAGTGCCGATATTTTAACAGCTCGTCAAGCCATAGATAGCGATCGGCAAGGGGAACTACAAGATTTACAGCGAAATGTCCTCGCCAAAAGTCGCCGGGGTGAAGAAGTCCGTGCCAAAACCTTCCGTCAGCGTCAATATATCGACGCACTCCGTAGGCGTGATCTTACTTTTGGTATTGGGCCTGCTGGTACCGGCAAGACTTATCTTGCTGTTGTTGTCGCCGTGCAAGCACTTCTTGCTAACGAGTTTGAAAAGCTAATTTTAACTCGTCCTGCTGTCGAAGCTGGTGAAAAACTCGGCTTTTTGCCTGGAGACTTACAGCAGAAAGTTAATCCCTATCTTCGCCCACTTTACGATGCTATTTATGAATTTATCGATCCAGAAAAAGTACCTAGTTTAATGGAACGCGGTGTAATTGAAGTCGCACCACTCGCCTATATGCGGGGACGCACCCTCAATAACGCCTTTGTAATTGTGGATGAAGCTCAAAATACTACACCCGCTCAGATGAAAATGGTTTTGACTCGTTTGGGCTTCCGTTCGCGGATGGTGATTACAGGCGATATGACACAAACGGATTTACCACTTCACCAACAATCGGGTTTAGGAGTAGCTTTACAAATTTTAAAACACGTTGAAGGCATTGCCTTTTGCGAATTTTCCCAAAAGGATGTCGTGCGCCATCCTCTAGTTCAGCGCATTGTCGCTGCTTATGAACAATACGAAAAATAG
- a CDS encoding KH domain-containing protein — translation MFLNRSVPQPQPQPHHNSGTISPTASPNYVGLVRFLVQPFLESPETLSVDCEISQALNRAWIRIAFESTDKGKVFGRGGRNIQAIRTVIAAAAAATGQSVYLDIYGSTTPGREGMSFDEETEERSPPPTRKEPRGNDGPKPIVKPRLR, via the coding sequence ATGTTTTTGAACAGGTCAGTGCCACAGCCACAACCACAGCCGCATCATAATTCGGGAACAATATCCCCAACAGCTAGTCCTAACTATGTTGGGCTGGTTCGGTTTTTAGTGCAGCCGTTTTTGGAATCTCCAGAGACTTTAAGCGTCGATTGTGAAATTTCTCAGGCCCTCAACCGGGCTTGGATTCGCATCGCCTTTGAAAGCACGGATAAAGGGAAAGTGTTTGGTCGAGGGGGACGCAATATTCAGGCGATTCGTACAGTAATTGCCGCAGCAGCCGCCGCTACTGGGCAATCAGTATACTTGGATATCTACGGCAGCACTACGCCGGGCCGCGAGGGTATGTCTTTTGATGAAGAGACAGAAGAGCGATCGCCACCACCGACTAGGAAAGAACCCCGTGGAAATGATGGGCCTAAACCCATTGTTAAACCCCGCCTCCGCTAG
- a CDS encoding DUF6816 family protein, protein MLTIKAIWSFCLLLLFLLWGGDAFAGELSERLANFPQWEKLTSVQPASGDLVYPEWMAGTWQVTSTLVDLAAPLAPEIVTPGFEGNRRQLNQPVSFVVRFVKEQPSITGLKILPKVDYKSPILVADRAFNSLNLARAYLGDEAVLLVKVDPDSPNRQITFLRSSRQLVSIVTARATETTPDGKFITTEVFQQLFKGGSVPYLNSVESTTAYHKLPTANPVIEADQVTAVYLSPQDPDYFKAGSRPVALYRYRLEFIPAQMPTTPKE, encoded by the coding sequence ATGCTTACAATCAAGGCGATTTGGAGTTTTTGCTTGCTGCTTTTATTTCTTTTGTGGGGTGGCGATGCTTTTGCAGGAGAGTTGTCTGAACGGTTAGCAAATTTTCCCCAATGGGAAAAATTGACTTCAGTGCAACCCGCTTCGGGTGATTTGGTTTACCCTGAATGGATGGCTGGTACTTGGCAAGTTACAAGTACTTTGGTAGATTTAGCTGCACCTTTAGCACCAGAAATCGTAACGCCAGGATTTGAAGGTAATCGCCGACAATTAAATCAGCCTGTGAGTTTTGTAGTAAGATTTGTCAAAGAGCAACCATCTATTACTGGGTTAAAGATATTACCTAAGGTAGATTACAAATCCCCAATTTTAGTAGCGGATAGAGCGTTTAATAGCTTGAATTTGGCAAGGGCTTATTTAGGGGATGAAGCAGTGTTATTAGTCAAAGTAGATCCAGATTCACCTAATCGTCAAATTACATTCTTGCGTAGCAGTCGGCAACTAGTTTCTATTGTGACTGCACGGGCTACAGAAACTACCCCTGATGGCAAGTTCATTACTACAGAAGTGTTTCAACAACTATTTAAAGGCGGTTCAGTCCCCTATTTAAACTCTGTAGAGTCTACCACCGCTTATCATAAACTTCCAACAGCTAATCCGGTAATTGAGGCAGATCAAGTTACTGCTGTCTATCTTTCACCCCAAGATCCAGATTACTTTAAAGCTGGTTCTCGACCAGTTGCCCTCTATCGCTATCGCCTAGAATTTATCCCTGCACAAATGCCTACTACTCCAAAGGAGTGA